The Haploplasma axanthum region AAGAGACTCTAATTGGCTATTACAACGTTTTAAAGCAAACATTAGAGAATCATGGGATACCTAATGAGTTTCTAACTGACAGAAGAACAATCTTCGACTATAAATCATTAAAAAACCCTAAGCCCGAGTATAGTACATTAACACAATTTGGTTATGCCTGCGAGCAGCTGGGCATAACTTTAAATGTTACTTCTATTCCTCAAGCTAAGGGGCGAATTGAACGTTTATTTGGAACGTTACAATCCAGATTAATAAATGAGTTACGAATTAATAATATTAAGACCATCGTTCAAGCAAATGAGTTCCTACAATCATATCTTGATAAGTTTAATAAACAATTCTCTCTCATTAATGATAATATACCACAAGTTTACGAAAAGATTAATAGTGATACTGATTTAAACTTAATTTTAGCTGTTATATCTAGCCGTGTATTTGACCGTGGCTCTGCTTTAAAGTATCAAAACAAGTATTTCCAAGCCTATAATAAAAATGGTAACTTAATGAACTTTAAACATCGTACAAAAGCTATAGTTATCAAATCATTTGATAATAAATTATATTGTTTAATTAACAGTGATTACTATAAATTAATTGAATTAGAATCTCACGAAAGTCATTCTAAAGATTTCGATCTTGGTGTTGAAAAAGAAAAGAAAAAATACACTGTCCCTAATAGTCATCCATGGAAAAGTGATTCTTATAATCGGATGATAGAAAGAGCAATGTATAAATCACGTTAATGATCTTATTTTTTTAGGACATTTTCAAAAGATATTGACATAATTAAATCTTTAGAAATTGATCAACATTAACAACAAATACTGTTGCTCCTCCAACTTCAACTTCTAATGGTAAAGATGAAAATGATCCAAATTCATTTACAATAGTATTTGGAACAAGTTTTGTTCTTTTCTTACTATATTTTTCAATAACATCTAATGCATCTTGTACTTTCTCATCATTAACACCAATTAAGAAAGTTGCATTTCC contains the following coding sequences:
- a CDS encoding ISNCY family transposase, translating into MRKVELKPMEQMKYETIKNLVTNNGNKLNAANKLGISLRQVNRLIIKYNEQGKEGFIHGNRKKSPHLIIKVEIKNKILNLYNNKYYNFNFKHFKEMLLENEKIKISYNSLYNLLDENLILSPKAERITKRKYRDRIQTKIDLNESLSIQEKNLIIDNNILDPKDNHARLPRKKYGGELLQMDASEHLWFGDKKTHLHAAIDDATGMLVGAYFDHQETLIGYYNVLKQTLENHGIPNEFLTDRRTIFDYKSLKNPKPEYSTLTQFGYACEQLGITLNVTSIPQAKGRIERLFGTLQSRLINELRINNIKTIVQANEFLQSYLDKFNKQFSLINDNIPQVYEKINSDTDLNLILAVISSRVFDRGSALKYQNKYFQAYNKNGNLMNFKHRTKAIVIKSFDNKLYCLINSDYYKLIELESHESHSKDFDLGVEKEKKKYTVPNSHPWKSDSYNRMIERAMYKSR
- a CDS encoding cyclic-di-AMP receptor — translated: MKLIIAIVNKDDANKVQKGLVENRFFATKLTTAGTFLKAGNATFLIGVNDEKVQDALDVIEKYSKKRTKLVPNTIVNEFGSFSSLPLEVEVGGATVFVVNVDQFLKI